Proteins co-encoded in one Kutzneria chonburiensis genomic window:
- a CDS encoding SDR family oxidoreductase has translation MAELTLTAAQHGIWTGQQLDPQSPAYNTAEYIEIHGTVDVDLLVAAIERAVADAEALSARFADTDDGPRQILQPRPWSVHVADLTEAAALEWMAADVAAPVDLAADVLFAHAVFRIAEDRFLWYHRVHHILLDGYGLALVARRVAEVYTALVAGEEPGEHEFGTLASVVDEDVAYREGPTHQRDREFWVDYQRDRPAPPTLAGRSAPLAQRVVRSTADIDRPTADLLRDVAKAAKANWTEVLCAAIATYLHRMTGAREISLALPVMLRTGSVALRVPCMVLNVVQVWTDFTDNPSLVEVTTQIATHLRRSRRHHRYRYEQLRRDLHLVGSKRKLFGPSANIMPFDYGLRFAGRSSVVRNVSAGLVEDLAFNVYDRADGDGLRIALDGNPNLYATEDLDRHVRRFAAVLRRLLAVPTAPVSEADLLLDPERDLLLHEWNDTDRAWPDSTVTDLLQARVEATPGATALVAGDRTLTYRELDREARRLAGVLLARGAGPGDVIMLLLPRTADSIVALFAVLLTGAACLPADPDYPARRIEYLTDDAKPRLVISTVALGRDLNTPKVLLDELETVEHPLPVIEPDQPLCLIYTSGSTGAPKGTVITHRAMVNLFHHHRAELIAPGRTRAALTASLSFDTSWEGLLWLLAGHELHFVDDDIRRDPAELLAYVQRHRIDFLDITPTYATELVAAGLLEPGRHRPAVLALGGEAAGPALWSDLRAVPEIASYNLYGPTECTVDTVWARLADSPTPIIGRPIANARCYVLDDTRRLLPPGAAGELYLAGTPVAPGYHGRPELTAERFVHTEFGRLYRTGDLARWRADGQLEYLGRADDQVKIRGFRIEPGEIEAALAGHPAVAQAAVLALDDRLVAYVVSEADPAALRRYLAERLPDYMVPPVYVSVDRLPTTTSGKLDRAALPAPTRTAAATGRPPSTDRERELCGLFAEALGVPEVGIDDDFFALGGHSLLVARLLRGIRDRVGTRLGIRDVFDAPTVAQLVERMDHAVPSRHPWEGTDLAAEVSLDPAIVPSGVPRSGAPQDVFLTGATGFLGAFLLRELLDRTEARVHCLVRAADDVTALDRIRASLLQYELSENGMGRVVPVPGDLAQPALGLSDEAFQQLAAQVDVVLHNGAWVNHLEPYARLRAANVAGTADMLRLAALGRTPLHFVSTCDTAVAMDGNPQVLDETRRVPPESLLANGYVASKWVSEGLVLAAADRGLPVTVHRPSRVGGHSVTGVGSTDDAFWSLIRAMLVLGTAPEGGGDIDLVPADQVAAAIVSLLDHTGTFHLTSPHPLPVPSVLARLRARGYALPEVEPDEWQRRLAEAAEHDDTLALAATHMHAGPAATTVRFGRNNTEAAGISFPEIDGPVLDAYLDHFIRSGFFPLPGGKP, from the coding sequence GTGGCTGAGCTGACGTTGACGGCCGCGCAGCACGGCATCTGGACCGGACAGCAGCTCGATCCGCAGTCCCCCGCCTACAACACGGCTGAGTACATCGAGATCCACGGCACGGTGGACGTGGATCTGTTGGTGGCGGCCATCGAGCGGGCCGTGGCCGACGCCGAGGCGCTGTCGGCACGGTTCGCCGACACGGATGACGGGCCCCGGCAGATCCTCCAACCCCGCCCGTGGTCGGTGCACGTCGCCGACCTGACCGAAGCGGCGGCGCTGGAGTGGATGGCCGCGGACGTGGCCGCCCCGGTGGATCTGGCCGCCGATGTGTTGTTCGCGCACGCGGTGTTCCGCATCGCCGAGGACCGATTCCTGTGGTACCACCGCGTGCATCACATCCTGCTCGACGGCTATGGCCTGGCGCTGGTCGCTCGGCGGGTGGCCGAGGTCTACACCGCCTTGGTCGCCGGTGAGGAACCCGGCGAGCACGAGTTCGGGACGCTCGCGTCGGTCGTGGACGAGGACGTGGCGTATCGGGAAGGTCCCACGCACCAACGGGATCGCGAGTTCTGGGTGGACTACCAGCGGGACCGTCCCGCGCCGCCGACGTTGGCCGGCCGGTCGGCCCCGCTGGCGCAAAGAGTGGTGCGGTCGACGGCGGACATCGACCGGCCGACGGCGGATCTGCTGCGAGACGTCGCGAAGGCGGCCAAGGCCAACTGGACCGAGGTCCTCTGCGCCGCCATCGCGACCTACCTGCACCGCATGACCGGCGCGAGGGAGATCTCCCTTGCGCTGCCGGTGATGCTGCGCACCGGCTCGGTGGCGCTGCGGGTGCCGTGCATGGTGCTCAACGTCGTCCAGGTGTGGACCGACTTCACCGACAACCCGAGCCTGGTCGAGGTGACCACGCAGATCGCGACCCATCTGCGGCGCAGCCGTCGGCATCACCGCTACCGCTACGAGCAGTTGCGCCGCGACCTGCATCTGGTCGGCAGCAAGCGCAAGCTGTTCGGCCCGTCGGCGAACATCATGCCGTTCGACTACGGCCTGCGCTTCGCCGGCCGATCGAGCGTGGTGCGCAACGTGTCGGCCGGCCTGGTTGAGGACTTGGCCTTCAACGTCTACGACCGTGCCGACGGCGACGGGCTGCGCATCGCCCTGGACGGCAACCCGAACCTCTACGCCACTGAGGACCTGGACCGTCACGTGCGCCGGTTCGCAGCGGTGCTGCGGCGCTTGCTCGCCGTGCCGACCGCGCCGGTCAGCGAGGCGGACCTTCTGCTCGACCCCGAGCGGGACCTGTTGCTGCACGAATGGAACGACACCGATCGGGCCTGGCCGGACAGCACCGTCACAGACCTGCTCCAGGCCCGCGTGGAGGCCACGCCGGGCGCCACCGCGCTCGTCGCCGGCGACCGAACCCTGACCTACCGCGAGCTGGACCGCGAGGCCCGTCGCCTGGCCGGCGTGCTCCTGGCACGCGGCGCCGGCCCCGGCGACGTGATCATGCTGCTGTTGCCTCGCACCGCAGATTCGATCGTCGCCTTGTTCGCGGTGCTGCTGACCGGCGCGGCCTGTCTGCCCGCCGATCCGGACTATCCGGCCCGCCGCATCGAGTACTTGACCGACGACGCGAAACCACGGCTGGTGATCAGCACCGTCGCATTGGGCCGGGATCTCAACACCCCCAAGGTGTTGCTCGACGAGTTGGAGACCGTCGAGCATCCGCTGCCGGTGATCGAGCCGGACCAGCCGCTGTGCCTGATCTACACCTCCGGCTCCACCGGCGCGCCCAAAGGCACGGTGATCACCCATCGCGCCATGGTGAACCTGTTCCACCACCACCGCGCGGAACTGATCGCGCCGGGGCGGACCCGGGCGGCGCTGACCGCCTCGCTGTCGTTCGACACCTCGTGGGAGGGGCTGCTGTGGCTGCTGGCCGGCCATGAGCTGCACTTCGTCGACGACGACATCCGCCGCGACCCCGCCGAACTGCTGGCCTATGTGCAGCGGCATCGGATCGACTTCCTGGACATCACCCCGACCTACGCCACCGAGCTGGTGGCCGCCGGACTGCTCGAACCAGGTCGGCACCGGCCGGCGGTGCTCGCTCTCGGCGGCGAGGCGGCCGGGCCCGCGCTTTGGTCGGACTTGCGTGCCGTGCCGGAAATCGCGTCGTACAACCTCTACGGGCCGACCGAGTGCACCGTCGACACCGTGTGGGCACGGCTGGCCGACAGCCCGACGCCGATCATCGGCCGGCCGATCGCCAACGCCCGCTGCTACGTCCTCGACGACACGCGAAGGCTGCTGCCGCCGGGCGCGGCCGGTGAGCTGTATCTGGCCGGCACGCCAGTGGCGCCTGGCTATCACGGTCGGCCGGAGCTGACCGCGGAACGGTTCGTGCACACGGAGTTCGGCCGGCTCTACCGCACCGGCGACCTGGCCCGCTGGCGTGCCGACGGACAGCTGGAGTACCTGGGCCGGGCCGACGACCAGGTCAAGATCCGCGGCTTCCGGATCGAGCCCGGCGAGATCGAGGCGGCGCTGGCCGGGCATCCGGCCGTCGCCCAGGCGGCGGTGCTCGCACTGGACGATCGCCTCGTCGCCTATGTGGTGTCCGAGGCAGACCCTGCGGCGCTGCGGCGTTATCTCGCCGAGCGGCTGCCGGATTACATGGTGCCGCCGGTGTATGTGTCGGTGGACCGGCTGCCGACCACGACGAGCGGCAAGCTCGATCGCGCCGCGCTGCCCGCGCCGACACGGACAGCCGCGGCAACCGGCAGGCCGCCGAGCACGGACCGTGAACGGGAACTCTGTGGGCTGTTCGCCGAGGCGTTAGGCGTGCCCGAAGTCGGCATCGACGACGATTTCTTCGCGCTCGGCGGCCATTCCCTGCTCGTGGCCAGGCTTTTGCGCGGCATCCGGGACCGGGTCGGGACGCGGCTGGGCATCCGGGACGTCTTCGACGCACCGACCGTGGCGCAACTCGTCGAGCGGATGGACCACGCGGTGCCGTCCCGGCATCCCTGGGAGGGCACCGATCTTGCGGCCGAGGTCAGCCTCGACCCCGCCATCGTTCCGTCAGGTGTGCCGCGGAGCGGTGCGCCGCAAGACGTGTTTCTGACCGGCGCCACCGGCTTCCTCGGCGCGTTCCTGTTACGGGAGCTGCTGGACCGCACCGAAGCCCGCGTGCACTGCCTGGTCCGGGCGGCCGACGACGTGACAGCCCTCGATCGGATCCGTGCATCCCTGCTCCAGTACGAATTATCCGAAAATGGCATGGGCCGCGTGGTGCCGGTCCCCGGTGACCTCGCCCAGCCCGCGCTCGGCCTTTCCGACGAGGCATTCCAACAGTTGGCGGCACAGGTCGATGTCGTGCTGCACAACGGCGCGTGGGTGAACCACCTGGAGCCCTATGCCCGGCTGCGCGCGGCCAACGTGGCCGGCACCGCCGACATGCTCCGGCTGGCGGCCCTCGGAAGGACTCCGCTGCACTTTGTGTCCACATGCGACACTGCGGTCGCCATGGACGGCAACCCGCAGGTACTCGACGAGACCCGCCGAGTGCCGCCGGAGTCGTTGCTGGCCAACGGGTACGTAGCGAGCAAGTGGGTGTCGGAGGGATTGGTCCTCGCGGCGGCCGACCGTGGCTTGCCCGTGACGGTCCACCGCCCGAGCCGCGTCGGCGGCCACTCCGTGACCGGCGTCGGCAGCACCGACGATGCCTTCTGGAGCCTGATCCGGGCCATGCTGGTCCTCGGAACGGCCCCGGAAGGCGGCGGGGACATCGATCTCGTGCCGGCCGACCAGGTCGCCGCAGCCATCGTCAGCCTCCTCGACCACACCGGCACCTTCCACCTGACCAGCCCGCATCCGCTGCCGGTGCCGAGCGTGCTGGCTCGGCTCCGCGCACGCGGCTACGCACTGCCCGAAGTCGAACCGGACGAGTGGCAGCGCCGGCTGGCCGAGGCCGCCGAGCACGACGACACCCTCGCGCTGGCCGCGACCCACATGCACGCAGGCCCCGCCGCGACAACCGTCCGGTTCGGGCGAAACAACACCGAGGCGGCGGGCATCTCGTTCCCGGAGATCGACGGACCGGTGCTCGACGCCTACCTGGATCACTTCATCCGCAGCGGATTCTTCCCACTGCCGGGAGGAAAGCCGTGA
- a CDS encoding phosphopantetheine-binding protein, whose product MQLTRDVVCADIAEQLYMEPEEVAASGDLFGEGLDSVGLLTLVERWRELGAEVAFVDLAERPTLDAWWQVLSGG is encoded by the coding sequence ATGCAGCTCACGCGGGACGTCGTCTGCGCGGACATCGCCGAGCAGCTGTACATGGAACCTGAGGAGGTCGCCGCCAGCGGCGACCTGTTCGGCGAGGGCCTGGACTCGGTGGGATTGCTGACCCTGGTGGAACGCTGGCGTGAGCTCGGCGCGGAGGTCGCGTTCGTCGACCTGGCCGAGCGGCCGACGCTCGACGCGTGGTGGCAGGTGTTGTCCGGTGGCTGA